From the genome of Varibaculum prostatecancerukia, one region includes:
- a CDS encoding aminopeptidase P family protein, which produces MEEKIAAAEDQPLKDRVNNRSRRIGTPAFREFIGSGWGERKDPDPIPSHARDFLAARYQKLGAQFRGERLVIPAGNYKVRSNDCDYRFRAHSAFAHLTGLGGELEPDAALVLEPLTDKEGTPLENAPENTGAATHRGIVFFRPQAPRSSEEFYADSTYGEFWVGPRMTLSQMEAVTGLEARPLDTLPDQLAKDAGLVQLRVIREVDTSLQAAVEKVRSEAGLPTGEDARGLDEKLEEAASVLRLQKDAAEVKELEHAIAVTKSGFEAMIRALPRATQHHRGERVIEGAFQARAREEGNGLGYDTIAASGNHANTLHWIDNDGPVREGDLILIDAGVEADSLYTADITRTLPVNGKFNPVQAKVYNAVLDACEAGLAQANKPGCKFKDVHDAAVAALVKHLDAWGVLPVSAEQTLSKDGGEYRRWMPHGVSHHLGLDVHDCALAARDMYMDALLEPGMCFTIEPGLYFHQDDQLLPEELRGIGARIEDDVLVEADGSVRRLSEDIPRTIEDVEAWMAQVQAD; this is translated from the coding sequence ATGGAAGAAAAAATAGCAGCAGCAGAAGATCAACCCTTAAAAGACCGGGTAAATAACCGTTCTCGCCGCATCGGCACCCCCGCTTTTCGGGAATTTATTGGCAGCGGCTGGGGGGAACGCAAAGATCCCGATCCTATTCCCAGTCACGCTCGAGACTTCCTCGCTGCTCGTTATCAAAAACTAGGTGCCCAGTTCCGAGGGGAACGCCTAGTGATTCCGGCCGGGAACTACAAGGTACGCTCCAATGATTGCGACTATCGTTTCCGGGCACACTCCGCATTTGCTCATCTGACCGGATTGGGCGGGGAACTAGAACCCGACGCGGCTCTAGTCCTGGAACCGCTCACCGATAAAGAAGGCACGCCCCTAGAGAACGCCCCCGAAAATACCGGCGCAGCCACCCATCGCGGGATCGTATTTTTCCGTCCCCAAGCTCCGCGCAGTAGCGAAGAATTTTATGCCGACTCCACCTATGGCGAGTTTTGGGTGGGACCACGGATGACGCTTTCGCAGATGGAAGCGGTGACTGGACTGGAGGCGCGCCCCCTAGATACTCTGCCCGATCAACTGGCTAAAGACGCTGGTCTAGTGCAGTTGCGAGTAATTCGCGAAGTCGATACTTCCCTGCAGGCGGCGGTAGAAAAAGTACGTAGCGAAGCCGGGTTGCCAACTGGAGAGGACGCGCGAGGCCTGGACGAAAAACTCGAAGAGGCCGCCTCAGTGCTGCGCCTGCAAAAAGATGCAGCCGAAGTCAAAGAACTAGAACACGCGATTGCGGTTACTAAATCGGGGTTTGAAGCCATGATTAGGGCGCTGCCGCGCGCAACCCAGCACCACCGCGGCGAACGGGTAATAGAAGGAGCCTTCCAGGCTCGAGCCCGCGAAGAAGGCAACGGTCTGGGATATGACACCATCGCGGCCTCGGGTAATCACGCAAATACTTTGCACTGGATTGACAATGACGGTCCAGTACGCGAAGGCGACCTGATTTTAATTGATGCCGGAGTGGAAGCTGATTCTCTCTATACCGCGGATATCACCCGCACCCTGCCGGTAAATGGCAAGTTCAACCCGGTGCAGGCCAAGGTCTATAACGCGGTACTCGATGCCTGTGAAGCGGGCTTAGCGCAAGCAAATAAACCCGGATGCAAGTTTAAAGATGTACATGATGCGGCAGTAGCGGCTTTAGTTAAACACTTGGATGCCTGGGGGGTGCTGCCAGTAAGTGCCGAGCAGACCCTGTCAAAGGACGGCGGGGAATACCGGCGCTGGATGCCACATGGGGTCTCCCACCACTTAGGGCTAGACGTCCATGATTGTGCCTTAGCTGCCCGGGATATGTATATGGACGCCCTGCTAGAGCCAGGAATGTGTTTCACCATTGAGCCCGGTCTTTATTTCCACCAGGACGATCAACTCTTACCCGAGGAACTGCGCGGCATCGGAGCGAGGATTGAGGACGATGTGCTAGTGGAAGCTGATGGCAGCGTACGCCGCTTGTCGGAAGATATCCCCCGCACTATTGAGGACGTAGAAGCCTGGATGGCGCAGGTACAAGCAGACTAG
- a CDS encoding PHP domain-containing protein gives MAVARIDLHTHSSCSDGTDAPAELMTLAARAGLDAIALTDHDTFAGIADASKMVPECGVTLIPGVEISTSHQGITAHLLAYLPDLNSPSLPDLFEKTLQARQQRMRQMVQRLSADFDISYQEVAQQAGSSPIGRPHVADVLVKAGYFPNRSAAFEQVLATSSKYYVHYQAPDTIYAVQQVIKAGGVPVLAHPRAGGRQRRFLSVGTISQLKEAGLFALEAFHPEQNPIEQAEVSEIAKLLGLAITGSSDYHGSGKPNQLGQCLTDPEVFAEVCEKGAGTPLRP, from the coding sequence ATGGCGGTTGCGCGGATTGATTTACATACTCATTCTTCCTGTTCAGATGGCACTGATGCCCCTGCGGAGTTAATGACACTGGCCGCGCGTGCGGGTTTAGACGCTATCGCTCTCACCGATCATGACACCTTTGCGGGGATAGCTGACGCCAGCAAAATGGTTCCAGAATGTGGAGTTACCCTGATTCCAGGGGTGGAGATATCTACCTCCCATCAGGGAATCACTGCCCATCTGCTGGCCTATTTGCCTGATCTTAACAGCCCCTCGCTTCCGGATTTATTTGAAAAAACATTACAGGCGCGCCAGCAGCGGATGCGGCAAATGGTGCAGCGTTTATCTGCAGATTTTGATATTTCTTATCAGGAGGTTGCCCAGCAGGCTGGCTCGAGCCCCATCGGGCGACCACACGTTGCTGATGTTTTGGTGAAGGCCGGGTATTTTCCGAATCGCTCTGCCGCATTCGAGCAGGTGCTAGCTACTTCCAGTAAATACTATGTGCACTATCAGGCTCCCGATACTATCTACGCGGTCCAGCAGGTAATAAAAGCCGGGGGAGTTCCGGTTCTGGCGCATCCGCGAGCCGGCGGCCGGCAGCGCAGGTTCTTATCGGTAGGCACCATTTCTCAGCTAAAAGAGGCGGGATTATTTGCCCTGGAGGCTTTCCATCCCGAACAAAATCCGATTGAACAGGCCGAGGTTAGTGAAATAGCGAAGCTGTTGGGACTGGCAATCACCGGGTCTTCGGATTATCACGGCAGCGGCAAGCCCAATCAACTGGGACAGTGCCTCACCGATCCCGAAGTATTCGCTGAAGTCTGTGAAAAAGGAGCAGGAACACCGTTGCGTCCTTGA
- a CDS encoding UDP-N-acetylmuramoyl-L-alanyl-D-glutamate--2,6-diaminopimelate ligase, whose protein sequence is MTVTFRDFRPQNIAPVSLASLVEGFATQIDPAWENVQVRGVSMASDEILAEEAFIAVGGANVHAAKFSGEVESLGAAAIITDAKGTEIASSQGLKIPVVTVADPREAASPLAIRAFDNPAGKMKTVAVTGTNGKTTTCFAGKAAFEAAGMPTMILSTAETQVGDLRIQSARTTFEGPMLQRILAYGVEQGMQAAVVEVSAHALALGRVAGMKFDATAFTNLQHDHLDYFHTMENYLAAKARLCSKEFTDYSVICTDDKWGQQLAANCDTNKVTVSAYDPAAQADWVVTRKVNNIAHAACDFTLTAKTEPNIGREEEITVALPGEVNVQDAAIAYLMVTGIGIPAKAAKAGLASLAVPGRLEIVSRRNEGTPLVINDYAHTPEALASILRTMQEFTPGKLHLVFGTDGDRDATKRVPLAKVAAQEADMLWVTDENPRTEDAESIRTQLLSGIKEERPGMEDVCEITTCRRDAIRKAILAAGLDDTVIITGKGAEPYQEIEGVFHAFNDTPVARDCLAAYKNRAHIKG, encoded by the coding sequence ATGACAGTAACTTTTCGAGATTTTCGTCCGCAAAATATTGCTCCGGTTTCATTGGCGTCTCTAGTGGAGGGCTTTGCCACCCAAATTGATCCCGCCTGGGAGAATGTTCAGGTGCGGGGAGTGTCAATGGCTTCGGATGAGATCCTTGCGGAAGAGGCCTTTATCGCCGTAGGCGGAGCGAATGTGCATGCCGCCAAGTTTTCCGGCGAGGTAGAATCCCTGGGGGCAGCAGCGATTATTACTGATGCCAAAGGTACGGAAATCGCCAGTTCTCAAGGGCTAAAAATACCGGTGGTAACGGTAGCGGATCCGCGCGAAGCCGCCTCGCCCCTAGCAATCAGGGCTTTCGATAATCCGGCAGGGAAAATGAAAACCGTAGCGGTGACCGGAACCAATGGCAAAACCACCACTTGTTTTGCTGGCAAAGCCGCTTTTGAAGCCGCCGGTATGCCCACTATGATTCTTTCCACTGCGGAAACTCAGGTAGGGGATTTACGGATTCAATCTGCGCGCACTACATTTGAAGGTCCCATGTTGCAGAGAATCTTGGCTTACGGGGTAGAGCAGGGGATGCAGGCCGCAGTAGTGGAAGTCTCGGCCCATGCCTTGGCTTTAGGGCGAGTCGCAGGCATGAAGTTTGATGCCACTGCCTTTACCAATCTGCAGCATGATCATCTGGATTATTTTCACACCATGGAAAACTATCTGGCAGCTAAAGCGCGGCTGTGTTCTAAAGAATTTACGGATTATAGCGTGATCTGCACTGATGATAAGTGGGGGCAGCAGCTAGCTGCCAATTGCGACACCAATAAGGTGACGGTATCTGCCTACGATCCGGCGGCGCAAGCCGATTGGGTAGTAACCCGAAAAGTTAACAATATTGCCCACGCAGCCTGCGATTTTACTTTAACCGCCAAGACGGAACCGAATATTGGCCGCGAGGAAGAAATCACCGTTGCCTTGCCCGGGGAGGTTAATGTACAGGACGCCGCGATCGCCTATCTCATGGTTACCGGAATTGGGATTCCTGCGAAGGCTGCGAAAGCGGGCTTAGCGAGCCTGGCCGTTCCCGGGCGCCTGGAAATCGTCAGCCGGCGTAATGAAGGAACTCCGCTGGTGATCAATGATTACGCCCACACACCCGAGGCCTTAGCTTCGATTCTGCGCACCATGCAAGAGTTCACGCCCGGAAAACTACACCTGGTGTTCGGTACCGATGGGGATCGCGATGCCACCAAACGGGTGCCGCTAGCAAAAGTGGCTGCTCAAGAGGCAGATATGCTCTGGGTGACTGATGAAAATCCTCGTACCGAAGATGCGGAAAGTATTCGTACTCAGCTGCTATCTGGGATTAAAGAGGAACGCCCCGGGATGGAGGACGTTTGCGAGATTACTACCTGCCGGCGGGATGCAATCCGTAAAGCCATTTTGGCGGCCGGCTTGGACGACACGGTAATAATTACCGGTAAAGGCGCAGAGCCCTATCAAGAAATTGAGGGAGTTTTCCACGCTTTTAATGACACTCCCGTGGCTCGCGACTGCCTAGCTGCCTATAAGAACCGCGCTCACATTAAAGGGTAA
- a CDS encoding OsmC family protein: MSKILWAQRKGKKHYVGQNERGATVEIGMGENQFTPGELLQLALATCHTFSADHVFAAALGKDFEAAVGVAADKDDRRDSYSHLTVEMVADLSILSQEQVAQLRQKSQEAIDKYCTVGHTLDDGASYDFDLVSE; this comes from the coding sequence ATGAGTAAGATTCTGTGGGCACAGCGAAAAGGCAAGAAGCACTACGTAGGACAAAATGAGCGGGGCGCAACAGTAGAAATAGGAATGGGCGAAAACCAGTTCACTCCCGGGGAGCTGCTGCAACTGGCACTGGCTACCTGCCACACTTTTTCCGCCGATCACGTATTCGCTGCCGCTTTAGGGAAGGATTTTGAGGCCGCCGTGGGGGTAGCTGCTGATAAAGATGACCGCCGTGATTCGTATTCGCATCTGACAGTAGAAATGGTGGCTGATCTATCTATTCTCAGCCAGGAGCAAGTAGCACAGCTGCGACAAAAATCCCAAGAAGCAATCGATAAATACTGCACCGTAGGCCATACCTTAGATGATGGTGCCAGCTACGACTTTGACTTGGTATCAGAATAG
- the lexA gene encoding transcriptional repressor LexA translates to MSKQQDHVLDIGTLRPRARSIFEAVCAGIRAQGYPPSVREIATAVGLSSSSTVKHHLDNLVSQGFLVRAAGRSRALEVNPQFSVLSSSEPAPASAPAQLGEVTPLNHHAVPLVGQIAAGTPIDAQQDIEDVFTIPTRFTGDGELFMLKVHGDSMIEAAICDGDWVIVRRQNVAELGEIVAAMIDGEATVKTLARREGHIWLLPHNPTFDPIPGDNATILGKVVTVLRAL, encoded by the coding sequence ATGAGCAAACAGCAAGATCACGTCTTAGATATAGGAACTTTACGTCCGCGCGCACGCTCTATTTTCGAAGCGGTCTGTGCCGGGATTCGGGCTCAAGGCTATCCACCCTCAGTACGGGAGATTGCGACTGCAGTGGGTCTTTCTTCTTCCTCAACGGTCAAACATCACCTGGACAATTTAGTCAGCCAGGGTTTCCTGGTGCGCGCCGCTGGACGCAGTCGCGCCCTCGAGGTCAACCCGCAATTTTCGGTACTTTCGTCCAGTGAACCGGCTCCTGCCTCAGCACCTGCACAACTAGGGGAAGTAACCCCCCTAAACCATCATGCGGTTCCTTTGGTTGGACAAATCGCCGCCGGTACCCCCATTGATGCGCAACAAGATATAGAGGACGTTTTCACTATCCCTACCCGTTTTACCGGAGACGGCGAACTCTTTATGCTCAAGGTGCACGGTGACTCTATGATCGAGGCCGCCATCTGCGATGGCGACTGGGTGATTGTGCGCCGCCAAAACGTGGCAGAACTCGGTGAAATCGTCGCCGCCATGATCGATGGCGAAGCCACGGTGAAAACCCTGGCACGTCGCGAGGGACATATTTGGCTCCTCCCCCACAACCCGACATTTGACCCGATTCCCGGTGACAATGCCACTATTTTAGGAAAAGTCGTTACTGTCTTGCGGGCGCTATAA
- the nrdR gene encoding transcriptional regulator NrdR: MGEALHCPFCHNDDSRVIDSRTAEDGNAIRRRRECTSCNKRFTTIESAALSVRKRSGILEPFSREKVVSGVKKACQGRPVSNDDLAKLAQQVEEDLRATGKSQIDSHSIGRAILRPLRELDVVAYLRFASVYSSFDDLDDFQAAIDEIRAEQNEASSETKPADR; encoded by the coding sequence ATGGGGGAAGCCTTGCACTGTCCGTTCTGTCATAACGATGATTCCCGGGTGATTGATTCACGCACTGCTGAAGACGGGAATGCTATCCGGCGACGTCGGGAGTGTACCTCCTGTAATAAACGATTTACCACCATAGAGTCTGCGGCTCTTTCAGTACGCAAGCGTTCGGGGATTCTGGAGCCTTTTTCGCGCGAAAAAGTAGTTAGCGGAGTAAAAAAAGCCTGCCAAGGGCGCCCAGTTAGCAACGATGACCTCGCAAAGTTAGCGCAGCAGGTAGAAGAAGACCTGCGGGCTACTGGGAAATCCCAAATCGATAGCCATTCGATTGGACGCGCTATCCTCAGGCCACTTAGAGAACTCGACGTGGTCGCCTATTTACGTTTCGCTTCGGTATATTCCTCATTCGATGATCTGGATGATTTCCAGGCCGCCATCGACGAAATCCGAGCGGAGCAAAATGAAGCTAGCTCAGAGACAAAACCCGCAGACCGATAG
- the serA gene encoding phosphoglycerate dehydrogenase, whose product MTKAVLLEDPHQVADEVFSNHNIEVERIKGSLDEDALIERLQDADIVGIRSKTHVTSRVISSCPRLQVVGCFCIGTNQVDLDAATKSGVTVFNAPYSNTRSVVELAIGHIINLARHIETRNQDLQQGIWNKSASGSHEVRGKTLGIIGYGNIGTQLSVLAEAMGMNVVFYDCAQRLAMGNARALPSMDQVLKTADFISVHVDGRKSNDGLIGKRQFELMKEGAIFINLSRGLVVDVDALAENIRSGKISGAAIDVYPEEPKKNGNEFHSPLLGLPNTILTPHIGGSTLEAQFDIGQFVSHKIADYWRLGSTEMSVNMPNLNLSTHDNSLYRLAFLHRNIPGVLGRVNQVFADQNVNINGQILGTEGEVGYALTDIASELPVSAVAEIRSMPEAIGLRVLSLS is encoded by the coding sequence ATGACAAAGGCAGTATTACTTGAAGATCCGCACCAAGTGGCGGATGAAGTTTTTTCCAATCACAACATCGAAGTAGAGCGGATCAAAGGTTCTTTGGATGAGGACGCCCTGATTGAGCGCCTCCAGGATGCTGATATCGTGGGGATCCGCTCGAAAACTCACGTCACTTCGCGGGTGATTTCTTCTTGCCCGCGTCTGCAAGTAGTGGGCTGTTTTTGCATTGGCACTAACCAAGTGGATTTAGATGCTGCCACCAAGAGCGGAGTTACCGTTTTCAACGCTCCCTATTCCAATACCCGTTCGGTAGTGGAACTGGCCATCGGACACATTATTAACTTGGCACGCCATATTGAAACCCGTAACCAAGATTTACAGCAGGGAATCTGGAACAAGAGCGCCTCCGGTTCTCACGAGGTACGTGGTAAAACTCTAGGAATCATTGGTTACGGCAATATCGGTACTCAACTTTCGGTATTAGCCGAAGCTATGGGGATGAACGTAGTCTTTTACGACTGCGCCCAGCGGCTAGCAATGGGCAATGCTAGGGCTTTGCCATCTATGGATCAGGTACTTAAAACTGCCGATTTTATTTCGGTTCACGTCGACGGACGCAAATCCAATGACGGTCTAATCGGGAAACGCCAGTTTGAACTAATGAAAGAGGGCGCAATCTTCATTAACCTGTCGCGCGGTTTAGTAGTAGACGTGGACGCCCTCGCAGAAAATATACGTTCCGGGAAGATTTCGGGAGCTGCGATAGATGTTTATCCCGAAGAACCGAAGAAGAATGGAAACGAGTTCCACTCCCCGCTTCTAGGGCTGCCAAACACTATTTTGACCCCGCATATCGGGGGCTCCACTTTGGAAGCCCAGTTCGATATTGGGCAGTTCGTGTCGCATAAAATCGCTGACTACTGGCGTTTGGGTAGCACTGAGATGAGCGTTAATATGCCGAATCTAAATCTTTCGACCCACGATAATTCTCTGTATCGTCTGGCATTTTTACACCGCAACATTCCTGGTGTTCTCGGTCGGGTTAACCAGGTTTTTGCGGATCAAAACGTAAATATTAACGGCCAGATCCTGGGAACGGAAGGGGAAGTTGGCTACGCACTGACCGATATTGCTTCTGAGCTTCCGGTCTCGGCGGTAGCCGAGATCCGTTCAATGCCGGAGGCTATCGGTCTGCGGGTTTTGTCTCTGAGCTAG
- a CDS encoding HelD family protein produces the protein MNDPAELAREQAAVDGIYQILDAARSRYRQRQRQIQAHGATGSPQNRSERDVMAAHLGDQAARLEQVEEHLVFGRLTPLQGENFYIGRVGLQDDNHAQVLMDWRARAATPFYQATARHPLGMASRRHIGLHRRQVISLEDEAFDLSHAREEGIELQGEGALLAALQAGRSGHMGDIVATIQGEQDRIIRAATSQILVIQGGPGTGKTAVALHRAAFLLYEQAERLAKSGVLVVGPSSAFLRYIEQVLPALGETGVVSTTMATLLPGIHAAGKEHPAVSALKGDLRWVKLIKQAVRSLQRVPQDDQIIPVGASKLILRPRIVKEAIRRARLSGKPHNQAREIFVTHVLDSLTDQYLDTENRRQEVELAAAASAAGLGKIDTDRDSLSERALVREDLRSNLNVRRAVNLCWLPYSAQNLLRRLYAYPAFLSRFASEFSDAEQEILYRPKQEGFTPADVPLLDELAELLGELPDASSPSSRKARALARQQEQSRAQAAIEGQSLGGGIVSAEMLASRADSSAEQSSLAEMAYQDRTWTYGHVVVDEAQELSPMDWRSLLRRCPSRSFTVVGDLAQRISSGGSSWRQLLGPAGDALEEEAYLTVCYRTPKEIMDLAEAVTAAAGRPSPYPVQAVRQDPDSLLTQKVTAIDAATLEKALKAEVDYLDGCLGKGRGRIALICSQSDLSTFCQLSSQLSSNVGTDPVSDRVCLLDPVTSKGLEFDSVILLEPAHIGVQSVGNLFVAMTRPTRRLVTLHSQDLPSGWE, from the coding sequence TTGAACGATCCAGCAGAACTGGCGCGTGAGCAAGCGGCGGTTGACGGCATCTACCAGATTCTCGATGCTGCCCGTAGCCGCTACCGCCAACGCCAACGCCAGATTCAGGCGCATGGAGCGACCGGTTCTCCCCAAAACCGCTCGGAACGTGACGTAATGGCTGCTCACCTGGGAGATCAAGCTGCCCGGCTCGAGCAAGTGGAAGAACATTTAGTATTCGGACGGCTAACACCGCTCCAGGGTGAGAACTTCTATATCGGCAGAGTGGGGTTGCAAGACGATAATCACGCGCAGGTGTTAATGGATTGGCGTGCCCGGGCAGCCACTCCCTTCTACCAAGCTACCGCGCGTCACCCTTTGGGAATGGCGAGCCGGCGTCATATCGGGTTACATCGCCGGCAGGTGATTTCGCTGGAAGATGAAGCCTTCGATCTATCTCATGCTCGTGAAGAAGGGATTGAGTTACAAGGCGAGGGCGCCCTGCTCGCGGCATTACAAGCAGGACGTTCTGGACACATGGGCGATATTGTCGCCACTATCCAAGGCGAACAAGACCGCATAATTCGAGCAGCTACCTCCCAGATTCTGGTAATCCAAGGCGGCCCCGGTACCGGTAAGACTGCCGTAGCCCTGCATCGAGCTGCCTTTCTACTCTATGAACAGGCAGAGCGTCTAGCTAAATCCGGGGTTTTGGTAGTCGGCCCCTCCTCAGCCTTCTTGCGCTACATTGAGCAAGTGCTTCCAGCGCTGGGGGAAACCGGGGTAGTTTCTACCACCATGGCAACCTTGTTGCCGGGAATCCACGCCGCAGGAAAAGAGCACCCCGCAGTCTCTGCTCTCAAAGGCGATCTCCGCTGGGTAAAGTTGATTAAGCAGGCGGTGCGTTCCCTACAACGGGTTCCGCAGGACGACCAGATAATTCCGGTGGGAGCCAGCAAACTGATACTGCGTCCGAGAATAGTTAAAGAAGCAATCCGCCGGGCGCGCTTGAGTGGAAAACCCCATAACCAGGCACGCGAAATTTTCGTTACTCACGTCTTAGATTCCCTAACTGACCAATATTTAGACACGGAAAATCGCAGGCAAGAAGTCGAACTAGCTGCGGCAGCTAGCGCAGCTGGCCTGGGTAAAATCGATACCGATCGCGATTCGCTTTCTGAACGTGCCCTGGTACGTGAAGATTTGCGTTCTAACCTCAATGTGCGCCGGGCAGTCAATCTTTGTTGGTTGCCTTACTCTGCCCAGAATCTTTTGCGGCGTCTTTATGCATATCCGGCATTTCTTTCCCGCTTTGCCAGCGAGTTCAGCGATGCGGAGCAAGAAATTCTTTATCGTCCCAAGCAGGAGGGTTTCACCCCCGCGGATGTGCCTTTGTTGGATGAGCTTGCTGAACTGTTGGGGGAGCTTCCCGACGCCTCCTCCCCCAGTTCCCGCAAAGCTAGGGCGCTTGCCCGCCAGCAGGAGCAGTCACGCGCCCAAGCTGCTATCGAAGGACAAAGTCTGGGAGGGGGAATTGTGTCTGCTGAAATGCTAGCCAGCCGGGCTGACTCCAGCGCTGAACAATCTTCTTTGGCGGAAATGGCCTATCAGGATCGGACTTGGACCTACGGGCACGTGGTGGTGGATGAAGCCCAAGAGCTTTCCCCCATGGATTGGCGTAGCCTACTACGCCGCTGCCCCTCCCGCTCGTTTACTGTGGTAGGTGACTTAGCTCAGCGAATTTCTTCGGGAGGTTCTTCGTGGCGCCAGCTACTGGGACCAGCCGGTGACGCCCTGGAGGAAGAAGCCTATTTAACGGTGTGTTATCGCACCCCAAAGGAAATAATGGATTTGGCGGAAGCGGTGACTGCTGCCGCAGGGCGCCCCTCCCCCTATCCAGTACAGGCGGTTAGGCAAGATCCGGACTCGCTGCTAACTCAAAAGGTCACGGCGATTGACGCTGCTACCTTAGAAAAAGCTCTTAAGGCGGAAGTGGATTACCTTGATGGTTGTCTCGGAAAAGGTAGAGGACGGATTGCTTTGATTTGTAGCCAAAGTGATTTGTCCACTTTCTGCCAACTATCTTCCCAGCTTTCCTCCAACGTGGGAACTGACCCGGTTAGCGATCGGGTTTGTCTTTTAGACCCGGTTACTTCCAAAGGGCTGGAGTTCGACAGCGTGATTTTGCTAGAACCAGCCCATATTGGCGTCCAAAGCGTCGGCAATCTGTTCGTAGCCATGACCCGCCCCACCCGCCGTCTAGTAACTTTACATTCTCAAGATCTCCCTTCCGGATGGGAATAA
- a CDS encoding PAC2 family protein gives MTKRSRFIIPGPAYEDTQAEVLLYAFSGAIDSGDIGGMIIEQLLHALPHEEVARFALETVLDYRARRPRITIENWTMTDMRYPGCTLERITDYSGRNILLLRGLEPDINWEDFSLAIFEVCQKMGVKQAVDLMGIAANIPHTRIPFINQTSPNPDLLPPQTEMPGTFIITASFGQYLQMLFKMISVQARGIVVGVPYYLADGQFPPGAVSAIQYLSETMNLDLPMGDLEAASTQMTQEINQQLEGNPEAKELVEKMEQHYDEALTQPWGELHPKSLAESVDSRSGDAIAERIERFLAQVNPQDSQEEVADGLLGGRDDLLAHLAQKVASRQLPDSDSKIPETLAPPAKGKKETISEGEGRPIDSGRTGVIGPQSPVTSGKKVQDDAPQGRHFPPRRSRLKARQTENDSQPARAEMPASPPPPPGEENPDSQKHEPGAPDDFGDSGKN, from the coding sequence ATGACCAAGCGAAGCCGTTTTATTATTCCCGGTCCTGCATATGAGGATACGCAGGCCGAAGTGCTGCTCTATGCCTTTTCGGGGGCCATAGATTCTGGCGATATTGGGGGAATGATTATCGAACAGCTCTTGCACGCCCTCCCGCATGAAGAAGTTGCCCGGTTTGCCCTAGAAACCGTGCTGGATTATCGGGCGCGTCGTCCGCGAATCACTATTGAAAACTGGACGATGACCGATATGCGTTATCCCGGCTGCACCCTGGAACGCATCACCGATTATTCTGGGCGCAACATCTTGCTGTTGCGCGGCCTGGAACCGGACATTAACTGGGAAGATTTTTCTCTGGCAATCTTTGAGGTTTGCCAGAAAATGGGGGTTAAGCAGGCGGTTGACCTAATGGGCATAGCCGCCAATATTCCCCATACCCGGATTCCGTTTATTAACCAAACCTCCCCGAATCCCGACCTATTGCCTCCACAAACTGAGATGCCGGGTACTTTCATCATTACCGCCTCTTTTGGGCAGTATCTGCAAATGCTGTTCAAAATGATTTCCGTGCAGGCGCGAGGAATCGTGGTGGGGGTGCCTTACTACTTGGCTGATGGGCAATTTCCGCCGGGAGCCGTCAGCGCTATCCAGTACCTGTCGGAAACTATGAATCTGGATTTACCGATGGGAGATTTGGAAGCGGCCAGCACCCAAATGACCCAGGAAATCAACCAACAGTTAGAGGGAAATCCCGAGGCCAAAGAACTCGTGGAAAAAATGGAGCAACATTACGACGAAGCGCTAACCCAACCCTGGGGGGAGTTACATCCTAAGTCCTTAGCAGAGTCGGTAGATTCTCGCTCCGGGGATGCCATTGCTGAACGCATCGAAAGGTTCTTAGCGCAGGTAAATCCACAAGATTCCCAGGAAGAGGTCGCCGACGGGCTCTTAGGGGGGCGCGATGATCTTTTAGCCCATCTGGCTCAAAAGGTGGCTTCCCGTCAGTTGCCTGATAGTGACTCCAAAATCCCAGAAACGCTAGCCCCTCCGGCTAAAGGGAAAAAAGAAACTATTTCCGAGGGTGAAGGTCGTCCCATAGATTCTGGGCGAACTGGCGTAATCGGACCACAAAGCCCGGTCACATCGGGAAAAAAGGTGCAAGATGACGCCCCTCAGGGCAGACACTTTCCGCCGCGACGTTCCCGCCTAAAGGCGAGGCAAACAGAAAATGATTCTCAGCCCGCTCGGGCAGAAATGCCTGCCTCACCACCGCCGCCTCCTGGTGAAGAAAATCCGGATTCCCAGAAGCATGAGCCGGGTGCACCTGATGATTTTGGGGACAGCGGAAAGAACTGA